In Tachysurus fulvidraco isolate hzauxx_2018 chromosome 3, HZAU_PFXX_2.0, whole genome shotgun sequence, a single window of DNA contains:
- the prpf31 gene encoding U4/U6 small nuclear ribonucleoprotein Prp31: MSLADELLADLEEAGEEGEDGLYPDEEEDQNGGETPHRGHGRLEDIPEEMETSTSSTECVTSIAKLRNSKSFSEIMDKITQYVGNPRKNTEVSGPVEADPEYRLIVAANNLTVEIDNELNIIHKFVRDKYSKRFPELESLVPNTLDYIRTVKELGNNLDKCKTNETLQQILTNATIMVVSVTASTTQGVLLADDELQRLEEACDMALELNQSKHRIYEYVESRMSFIAPNLSIIVGASTAAKLMGIAGGLTNLSKMPACNLMLLGAQRRTLSGFSSTSLLPHTGYIYHCDVVQCLPPDLRRKAARQVAAKCTLAARVDSFHEGTDGKVGYELKEEIERKFDKWQEPPPVKQVKPLPAPLDASRTKRGGRRYRKMKERLGLTEIRKHANRMTFAEIEDDAYQEDLGFSLGQLGKSGSGRVRQAQVNDSTKARISKSLQRTLQKQSMTYGGKSTVRDRSSGTSSSVAFTPLQGLEIVNPQAAEKKVAEANQKYFSNMAEFLKVKKEGGAKA; this comes from the exons aTGTCTTTAGCAGACGAACTACTGGCTGATTTGGAGGAGGCtggagaggaaggagaggacGGACTGTATCCGGATGAGGAAGAAGACCAGAACGGTGGAGAGACTCCACACAGAGGACATGGAAGGCTGGAGGACATCCCAGAGGAGATGGAGACGAGCACCAGCAGCACAGAGTGCGTGACCTCTATAGCAAAGCTGCGCAACAGCAAATCG ttttctgAGATCATGGATAAAATCACGCAATATGTGGGGAATCCTCGCAAAAACACAGAAG TGTCTGGGCCGGTGGAGGCAGATCCCGAGTATCGTCTCATCGTCGCTGCTAATAACCTCACCGTGGAGATCGATAATGAACTGA atATTATTCATAAATTTGTACGAGATAAATACTCAAAGAGGTTCCCGGAACTGGAGTCGCTGGTGCCAAACACGCTGGATTACATCAGAACCGTCAAG gagctggGAAACAACCTGGACAAGTGTAAGACCAATGAAACGCTGCAGCAGATTCTGACCAATGCCACCATCATGGTGGTCAGTGTTACCGCCTCCACCACACAAgg TGTGCTCCTGGCAGACGACGAGCTTCAGCGACTGGAGGAGGCGTGTGACATGGCACTCGAGCTCAACCAGTCAAAGCACAGGATCTACGAATACGTCGAGTCACGAATGTCCTTCATCGCTCCCAATCTGTCCATCATCGTCGGAGCCTCGACGGCCGCCAAGCTGATGG gaATCGCTGGAGGCCTGACGAACCTGTCGAAGATGCCGGCGTGTAACTTAATGCTTCTGGGAGCACAGAGGAGAACGTTGTCCGGCTTCAGCAGCACATCACTGCTCCCTCACACGGGCTACATCTACCACTGCGACGTTGTTCAGTGTCTCCCTCCA gaTCTGCGGAGGAAGGCGGCACGTCAAGTCGCCGCCAAGTGCACACTTGCAGCCCGTGTGGACAGTTTTCATGAGGGTACAGATGGCAAG gttggtTATGAATTGAAGGAGGAGATTGAGCGTAAATTTGATAAGTGGCAGGAGCCGCCGCCCGTCAAACAGGTGAAGCCCCTCCCTGCCCCGCTCGATGCTTCGAGGACGAAGAGAGGAGGCaggag GTATCGTAAGATGAAGGAGCGTTTGGGACTCacagagatcagaaaacatgCCAACAGAATGACATTCGCTgag ATTGAAGACGACGCATATCAAGAGGATCTGGGCTTCAGCTTGGGGCAGCTGGGTAAATCGGGCAGCGGCAGGGTGAGACAGGCTCAGGTTAATGACTCCACGAAAGCTCGCATCTCCAAATCACTGCAG cggaCGCTGCAGAAGCAGAGCATGACGTACGGAGGGAAGTCCACCGTCAGAGACCGGTCTTCAGGAACAAGCTCCAGTGTGGCATTCACTCCAttacag GGTTTGGAGATCGTCAATCCACAGGCTGCGGAGAAGAAAGTGGCCGAAGCCAACCAGAAATACTTCTCCAACATGGCCGAGTTCCTCAAGGTCAAGAAAGAAGGAGGAGCCAAAGCGTGA
- the lmtk3 gene encoding uncharacterized protein lmtk3 isoform X6 → MEFCQLGDLKRYLRAQRKSDGMTPDLLNCDLLTLQRMAYEITSGLLHLHENNYIHSDLALRNCLLTSDLTVRIGDYGLSHNHYKEDYYLTPDKLWIPLRWIAPELLEEFRGELVVTDQTKTSNVWSLGVVIWELFEFGAQPHRHLSDEEVLTFVIKERQITLAQPRLKLSHADYWYEVMQSCWLPPPQRPTVNEIFILLSSLLAAEQGTSRRSVAEDEDEDEYEEAHGRRRRGESEESFERRWDSLRPSAFQSSASERHKERCYSREDGNSFPLLDPVNSIPPSSHELDDILTVTETSKGLNFEYFWEKAHGRRGYKPLPPPQPIPTPISSHRQSLDTPTVVPVISARSPSLASEYYIRLEEHTPQDKSTHFKGKSSTIQKDSTSPGDLELVEIHRGMLCKGKPTYQNNSGQGSSQTLQTVKSSEVQVLVPNTGLVEFTKECCNRVTDYAVVDIEDVKRDPNLRRSGSVTSQVPILPPKPRSMSMSSGSNLLSRPLPVPPPIYAHSYGLSHYPVPSYPISKSETSDSLFMSSCSTSKVSFDHLGFNRTHQRLPPSPSHSPSIPPSSAGNSKFPPPQSCLPPLPPYYRPQIDPFNSYAGETFPRQNNPAVHLERDPLSCDYSEKHTADRSTTCSQSSHNSAYKDESPGGRESPYSRMFHSDSISEIERKSSSSTTYSEDDYNSPFVSPSRLSSGTIIEHISLVDDPDPATVELFSRGMKRTQSRLDTILPALWKEEDAEMHRERVAAAKKSPIHLFLTEISNEPSDANMGNSSWGRDNDKNRSFKGMRRSQSLLTELDSATNEWDSSKNTEDDGVKKRDLFLTEIDTALSDCEDVYDGDGGIPVSRFGTTPFPYARPEDLSTYAESEDVFTQGMKTSQSVLSEINPGNVESKKEDLNREEFLKEIQSAETFLTEIITRQQKQEESPSPVAISPEYESVAVDPMSSPTIKFESLPAPLSDTKEAIYAQVTKRAKRSEIKVAVRPEMPVLQIASELQSLKKEPNVSTDVHLTKEDSDSKPEKPADFLPSGVLPKSGLFMDQASPALTQRTDGEMINSVKEEPIHNVSVELPRPCRVQCSSPGISETSPKSILTDEYESVGKGIHVQDPLVFRAEASDGSFKCSEQILGIKESMYVDIAEPASLLDTTASKAKQDSGQVIPSCKNQDSPQVSQKDPMFTTNEQVILTEIDFGISTRHDAKEADECISTTDSMLSLGEASTDVLPLSFAREPNSEQSLSTITPTDSTMSPLTSSSMECLTPGDTWLSGGGTGWRILGTETPYRDSAYFSDSDWDGGEGLSRRGSDGLVSSRPGSGRAGERGTLMGIEEKTEAEEDVQDGKVVKISFDVGSVKSIAETVPKHGIDDSSLSEFKSSKVSKTGNDAIDELFHAVQEPTLKAFPCTDASQFNFQISSVTELSEENVGLNIEVLSKTIVQPVEKLHKANIVEEFFETQAYMKTNMYESTCTSEGEEIQKRSRDHKLDRQDSDANELGLRNLTFTDEMEEQAKARSEAEHHLTETELCLSAKKSPNTEWEQEGLRDISQKESFDNFGEDASKKLIGKSEKTCNALEDTVSTNSCLKEAAICPRLQQDHHQIWTAENDQWAPTENDQWASPEKNPWVCAETDSRSPDKYDAWESSKNENWPSCDDDQWVSAENDQWASTENGQTASAKREEKELASEFFPGLGQNKCTEDVIFGTSHEFWEVENDELAETEPHPTITETHESISTDEKQQHLEHQPTFTSWVVEALESQQRIDVHQEENNENPDVENGEPEHDDYLKVEVDNLEIPEQELLIHCNVVGMRCSSDRKVNVQNEAEDEFPGGEGNQIFSSLQNILDVKSEAEETKQLLAESGISEGMQNQTEPKTNHNNNWVTETSETDEAQVTNNIVIKPHITSACQEAYFSKGPKMNHCQTTNRQDIFLQKYRSDSQSCPVLAVNADAKPCTIHSSNVQCCSPALMSMDISDCNDSQHAEVSDCQGPNNFPNTVHHIEIKSGPADQSWMDITNHEALLVFSNDADSFNLSTGECSTSTHSKGITANLGQKPSPIAENQAHLVCDSTNDDDMRNSRSQSVISQSSLNSIPELLISEWKDLEEEPLEDFEKLEKLCCISGDEDLLGDLLLGNLELLESLKKNHQSLPSPKDDQDHALISDSKTRVETSKEVHGIFEIPMDKSQRLEENESLLEKKEGVNISPALSSCQMSEGAKGQRMLSQMPATNGLMMQVCEEKLQYSLSENVQTNVLWGSTITDSVILRPWAETSADTDSDPANKEASMGAESKDHALPSSPVLPKSKDAGVEMGTQKMTEKAEVTPDPPAANQAMKAKLARLSLSLPPLPLSLPLSPGSKGFWEGGESRIARRRGFSTGSDPEEDEEEDEQADEVSRKVIVVTETDVHKRVGLRSLLKSPKEPVDKDNRDHGRNVSFFDDVTVYLFDQETPTNELSSGSTPTSPSPLGKPAHFDGHDCTQEEEKRKRKKILLLTEFCFIQCFQLQNVIYLLDYLFTYLLVCLFVYLLLFITSTLTLTCTFTLSRMLCIILFRCSTRHKPDYSTSISFAIFYIIYLHIYLDVSLYGICHFSVSVCKCYFEVCLTHFFFVYIIYI, encoded by the exons GTCCTTAGGCGTGGTGATTTGGGAGCTGTTTGAATTCGGTGCACAGCCACATCGCCACTTAAGTGATGAAGAAGTTCTCACTTTTGTCattaaagagagacagattacATTGGCTCAGCCCCGTCTCAAACTCTCCCATGCTGACTACTG GTACGAGGTCATGCAGTCCTGTTGGCTTCCGCCTCCCCAACGACCGACAGTCAACGAAATCTTCATCCTCCTTTCCTCTCTGTTGGCGGCGGAACAAGGAACGAGCAGGAGGAGTGTGGCAGAGGATGAGGACGAGGACGAGTATGAGGAAGCACACGGCCGacggaggagaggagaaagcgAAGAGTCTTTTGAAAGGCGATGGGATTCACTTCGTCCCAGCGCTTTCCAGTCATCTGCCAGCGAAAGACATAAAGAGAGATGTTACAGCAGAGAGGACGGTAACTCCTTCCCTCTGTTGGACCCTGTGAATTCAATTCCTCCTTCATCTCATGAGCTTGACGACATCCTGACAGTCACTGAGACTAGTAAAGGGTtgaattttgaatatttttgggAAAAAGCACACGGTAGAAGGGGTTATAAAccacttcctcctcctcagcCAATACCAACGCCCATCTCCAGTCATAGGCAGTCtttggacacgcccacagtcgTGCCTGTGATTAGTGCACGTAGCCCTTCATTAGCCAGCGAGTACTACATTCGCTTGGAGGAACACACTCCGCAGGACAAATCCACCCATTTTAAAGGGAAGTCGTCCACGATACAAAAAGATTCAACTAGTCCTGGCGATTTGGAGTTAGTAGAAATTCATAGAGGGATGCTTTGTAAGGGAAAGCCTACTTACCAAAACAACTCTGGACAAGGTTCCTCTCAGACACTCCAGACTGTGAAATCCAGTGAAGTCCAAGTACTCGTACCAAACACGGGTCTGGTTGAGTTCACTAAAGAATGTTGTAACAGAGTGACCGATTATGCAGTAGTGGACATTGAAGATGTTAAAAGAGACCCAAACCTTAGAAGGTCTGGATCTGTAACTTCCCAGGTTCCCATCCTTCCACCAAAACCTCGCTCAATGTCCATGTCTTCAGGGAGCAACCTACTCTCTCGTCCCCTACCTGTTCCTCCGCCTATATACGCCCACTCATACGGCCTAAGTCACTACCCTGTACCGTCTTATCCCATTAGCAAATCAGAGACTTCAGATTCCTTGTTTATGAGCAGCTGTTCAACCTCAAAGGTAAGCTTCGATCATCTGGGTTTCAATCGGACACACCAAAGGCTGCCTCCGTCTCCGTCACAttctccatccatccctccgtCCTCTGCCGGAAACTCCAAATTTCCTCCACCGCAGAGTTGCCTTCCACCCCTCCCTCCTTACTACAGACCCCAAATAGATCCCTTCAACAGTTATGCAGGTGAAACATTCCCAAGACAAAATAATCCTGCGGTGCACTTAGAAAGAGACCCGTTAAGCTGTGACTATTCTGAGAAGCATACTGCTGACAGGAGCACGACGTGTTCCCAGTCATCGCACAACTCCGCCTACAAGGACGAGTCTCCAGGAGGCAGAGAATCGCCCTATTCCAGAATGTTTCACTCCGATTCAATTTCAGAAATTGAGAGAAAGTCCTCCTCCAGCACAACATACTCAGAAGATGACTACAATTCCCCCTTTGTATCTCCAAGTAGACTCAGCAGTGGTACTATCATCGAGCACATCAGCTTGGTCGATGACCCAGATCCTGCTACAGTGGAACTGTTCTCCAGAGGAATGAAACGAACCCAATCACGGCTTGACACAATTCTTCCGGCTCTCTGGAAGGAGGAGGATGCAGAGATGCACCGTGAGCGTGTTGCAGCTGCTAAGAAGTCACCCATACACCTGTTCCTGACGGAAATCTCCAACGAACCTTCGGACGCCAACATGGGGAACTCCTCATGGGGCAGGGATAATGACAAGAACAGAAGCTTCAAAGGGATGCGGCGCTCCCAGTCCCTTCTGACTGAGCTCGACTCAGCCACAAACGAGTGGGATTCcagtaaaaacacagaagaTGATGGTGTTAAGAAGAGGGATTTGTTCCTCACTGAGATTGACACGGCACTCTCAGATTGCGAAGACGTGTACGATGGTGATGGGGGCATCCCGGTATCCCGCTTTGGGACCACACCCTTTCCCTATGCTCGTCCCGAAGACTTGTCCACCTATGCTGAATCAGAAGATGTTTTCACACAAGGAATGAAGACATCCCAGTCTGTACTATCTGAGATAAACCCTGGGAACGTAGAGTCAAAAAAAGAAGACTTGAACAGAGAGGAGTTTCTAAAAGAGATCCAATCAGCTGAGACATTTCTGACTGAGATAATAACAagacaacaaaaacaggaagaaagtCCATCACCTGTAGCAATATCACCCGAATACGAGTCTGTAGCTGTCGACCCAATGTCCTCCCCGACGATAAAATTCGAATCATTACCTGCACCTTTAAGTGATACAAAAGAAGCTATTTATGCCCAAGTTACCAAAAGAGCTAAAAGAAGTGAAATAAAAGTTGCAGTGCGTCCAGAAATGCCTGTTCTACAAATAGCATCAGAACTACAGAGTCTCAAAAAAGAGCCGAACGTATCCACCGATGTTCATCTGACCAAAGAAGATTCGGACTCTAAGCCAGAAAAGCCTGCTGACTTCCTTCCTTCAGGTGTTCTGCCTAAATCTGGGCTTTTTATGGATCAGGCATCTCCCGCATTAACACAACGAACAGACGGTGAGATGATCAACAGTGTAAAGGAAGAACCTATCCATAATGTTAGCGTAGAACTTCCCAGACCGTGTAGAGTACAGTGCTCGTCACCGGGCATATCAGAAACTAGCCCTAAAAGTATCTTGACTGATGAATATGAGAGTGTTGGTAAGGGAATCCATGTGCAGGATCCACTGGTATTCAGAGCAGAAGCAAGCGATGGTTCATTTAAATGTTCAGAACAAATCCTTGGTATAAAAGAGTCTATGTATGTAGATATAGCTGAACCTGCCAGTTTATTAGATACCACAGCTTCCAAAGCTAAACAAGATTCTGGTCAAGTTATTCCAAGTTGTAAAAACCAGGACTCTCCTCAGGTCTCCCAAAAGGATCCAATGTTTACTACTAACGAGCAAGTTATTTTGACCGAGATAGATTTCGGTATAAGCACCAGACACGATGCTAAAGAAGCAGACGAGTGCATCAGTACAACAGACTCTATGTTATCGCTCGGCGAAGCAAGCACCGACGTGTTACCTCTGTCCTTCGCAAGGGAACCAAACTCTGAACAATCCCTGTCTACTATTACACCCACAGACTCCACAATGTCACCTCTTACCTCTAGCTCTATGGAGTGCCTCACCCCTGGAGACACATGGCTTAGTGGTGGAGGCACTGGGTGGAGGATCTTGGGTACCGAAACCCCTTATCGAGATTCTGCCTACTTTTCAGACAGTGACTGGGATGGTGGGGAAGGTTTGTCCAGAAGAGGTTCTGATGGATTGGTTTCTTCTCGCCCAGGCAGCGGTCGAGCAGGCGAGAGAGGAACGCTGATGGGAattgaagaaaagactgaggcGGAGGAGGATGTTCAGGATGGAAAAGTGGTGAAAATTTCATTTGATGTGGGTTCAGTGAAAAGCATTGCTGAAACGGTCCCTAAACACGGTATTGACGATAGCTCGCTTTCAGAGTTTAAATCTTCAAAGGTCTCAAAAACTGGAAACGATGCTATCGATGAGTTGTTTCATGCCGTTCAGGAGCCAACGCTAAAAGCGTTCCCTTGCACCGATGCCTCCCAGTTTAATTTTCAGATATCTTCTGTCACCGAATTAAGTGAAGAAAATGTGGGTCTAAACATAGAAGTGCTCTCCAAAACAATAGTACAACCGGTAGAAAAGCTCCACAAGGCAAATATTGTTGAAGAATTTTTTGAAACTCAGGCTTACATGAAAACAAATATGTATGAATCGACATGCACTTCAGAAGGTGAAGAAATTCAAAAGCGGTCCAGAGACCATAAGCTGGATAGACAAGACAGTGATGCCAATGAACTAGGCTTGAGAAACCTTACTTTTACTGACGAAATGGAAGAACAAGCAAAGGCAAGGTCAGAAGCCGAACACCATTTAACCGAAACTGAACTCTGCCTTTCGGCAAAGAAATCTCCAAACACAGAATGGGAGCAAGAAGGCCTAAGAGACATTTCTCAGAAGGAAAGTTTTGACAACTTTGGGGAGGATGCCTCAAAGAAGCTAATTGGGAAATCTGAAAAAACTTGCAATGCTCTTGAAGATACTGTTTCCACAAACAGCTGTCTGAAGGAAGCAGCTATTTGTCCTCGACTCCAGCAAGACCATCATCAAATCTGGACAGCAGAAAATGACCAGTGGGCACCAACTGAAAACGACCAGTGGGCATCACCTGAGAAGAACCCATGGGTTTGCGCCGAAACCGATAGTAGATCACCTGATAAATATGATGCTTGGGAATCAAGTAAAAATGAGAACTGGCCATCATGTGACGATGACCAGTGGGTATCGGCTGAAAATGACCAGTGGGCATCGACCGAAAATGGCCAAACAGCATCAGctaagagagaagaaaaagaactaGCTTCAGAATTCTTTCCAGGTTTAGGACAAAACAAGTGCACCGAGGACGTGATATTTGGCACGAGCCATGAATTTTGGGAAGTAGAAAATGATGAACTAGCAGAGACTGAGCCTCATCCCACCATTACGGAGACACATGAAAGTATTTCCACTGATGAAAAGCAACAACATCTGGAACATCAACCGACATTTACCAGTTGGGTTGTGGAAGCTCTCGAATCTCAACAAAGGATAGACGTTCACCAGGAAGAAAACAACGAGAACCCTGACGTGGAAAACGGAGAACCAGAACATGACGACTATTTAAAAGTAGAAGTAGATAATCTGGAGATCCCAGAGCAAGAGCTTCTCATTCACTGTAATGTGGTTGGAATGAGATGCTCCAGTGATCGCAAGGTGAACGTCCAAAATGAGGCAGAAGATGAATTTCCAGGAGGTGAAGGAAACCAAATCTTTAGCAGCCTACAGAACATTCTTGATGTAAAGAGTGAGGctgaagaaacaaaacaactaCTTGCTGAATCAGGAATTTCTGAAGGCATGCAGAATCAGACCGAACCTAAGACCAATCACAACAATAACTGGGTCACGGAAACCTCTGAAACCGATGAGGCCCAGGTCACGAATAACATCGTCATTAAACCGCACATAACTTCAGCATGCCAAGAAGCATACTTTAGCAAGGGTCCTAAAATGAATCACTGCCAAACAACAAACAGGCAGGATATATTTCTTCAAAAATACAGATCAGATTCTCAATCTTGTCCCGTTCTCGCCGTCAACGCTGATGCCAAACCTTGCACAATCCACAGCAGCAATGTTCAGTGCTGCTCTCCTGCCTTAATGTCTATGGATATATCAGACTGTAATGATTCCCAGCATGCAGAAGTGAGCGATTGCCAAGGCCCAAACAATTTCCCAAACACGGTGCACCATATAGAGATCAAGTCTGGTCCAGCTGATCAATCCTGGATGGACATCACTAACCATGAAGCTCTACTGGTCTTCTCTAACGATGCCGATTCCTTTAACCTATCCACAGGTGAATGCTCAACCAGCACCCACAGCAAGGGAATTACTGCAAATCTGGGACAAAAACCGTCACCGATCGCTGAAAACCAGGCACATCTGGTATGCGATTCCACAAATGATGATGACATGAGAAATAGCAGATCTCAATCAGTGATTTCGCAGAGCTCCTTGAACTCCATCCCGGAATTGCTAATCTCAGAGTGGAAGGATTTGGAGGAGGAACCTTTGGAGGACTTCGAAAAGCTTGAGAAATTGTGCTGCATTTCCGGAGACGAAGATCTTCTAGGAGACCTCTTGTTAGGTAACTTGGAATTACTAGAGTCCTTGAAGAAAAATCATCAGTCCCTGCCGAGCCCCAAGGATGACCAGGATCACGCTTTGATTTCAGACAGCAAGACGAGAGTTGAGACGAGCAAGGAGGTTCACGGAATCTTCGAAATTCCCATGGACAAATCACAACGCTTGGAAGAAAACGAGTCTTTACTGGAAAAGAAGGAAGGTGTGAACATCTCACCTGCACTTTCATCATGTCAAATGAGCGAAGGTGCCAAAGGTCAGAGAATGCTCTCACAAATGCCCGCTACAAATGGGCTAATGATGCAG GTTTGTGAAGAAAAACTGCAGTActccctaagtgaaaatgttcaGACCAACGTACTTTGGGGATCTACCATTACTGACAGCGTCATTCTGCGTCCTTGGGCAGAAACCAGCGCCGACACTGACAGTGATCCTGCCAACAAAGAAGCCTCAATGGGAGCTGAGAG TAAAGACCATGCACTCCCGTCTAGCCCAGTTTTGCCTAAAAGTAAAGATGCTGGAGTGGAAATGGGGACACAGAAAATGACAGAGAAGGCTGAAGTCACACCTGATCCACCTGCCGCTAACCAAGCCATGAAAG CTAAACTGGCccgcctctccctctctctccccccactgCCTCTctcgcttcctctctctcctggtTCCAAAGGATTCTGGGAAGGAGGGGAAAGCAGAATCGCACGGAGACGGGGCTTCTCAACCGGAAGCGATCCCGAAGAGGACGAGGAAGAGGACGAGCAGGCGGACGAGGTCTCTAGGAAGGTCATCGTTGTCACGGAGACCGACGTGCACAAGCGAGTAGGACTACGTAGCTTGCTGAAATCGCCGAAGGAACCTGTCGACAAAGACAACCGAGACCACGGAAGGAACGTTTCTTTTTTTGATGATGTCACTGTCTATCTCTTTGATCAG GAAACACCAACCAACGAACTGAGTTCCGGCTCTACCCCTACAAGTCCATCTCCTCTCGGAAAGCCCGCCCATTTTGATGGACACG ATTGCAcgcaagaagaagaaaaaagaaaaagaaaaaaaatactgctaCTGACTGAGTTTTGTTTTATACAATGTTTTCAGTtgcaaaatgttatttatttacttgattatttatttacttacttacttgtttgtttgtttgtttatttattattatttattacatctaCCCTGACCCTGACTTGCACATTTACTTTGTCTCGGATgttatgcattattttattcaggTGCTCCACACGTCACAAGCCCGATTATTCCACCTCCATAAGCTTtgcaatattttacattatttacctaCATATTTACCTAGATGTTAGTCTCTATGGAATTTGTCACTTTAGCGTGtctgtttgtaaatgttattttgaaGTGTGtttgacacattttttttttgtttacattatttacatttga